One genomic segment of uncultured Ilyobacter sp. includes these proteins:
- a CDS encoding APC family permease produces MAKQETFERVLSKKDVLALAFGAMIGWGWVVMAGSWIKTAGTLGAILAFIMGGIMVLFVGLTYAELTSAMPKCGGEHVFSLRALGANASFICTWSIILGYVSVVAFEAVAFPTVLEYLVPGYIQGKMYTVAGYDVYFTWVLVGMISSIAITIINYFGVKPAAFLQGVLTLIIGAVGLSFFGGAVVNGDTANITSLFSDGSRGVLAVAVMTPFMYVGFDVIPQAAEEINLPFKKIGQILVMSVVMAVVWYVMIIYGVSLAMNSSALAGSKLATADAMKAVFFNSPLASKIMVIAGIGGIITSWNSFFVGGSRAIYSMADSKMLPKFLGKLHPKYKTPVNAVLLIGILSTLAPLLGRKMLVWLVDAGGFTIVISYLIVAISFVVLRFKEPDMPRPYKVRKGVLVGSIAVLLSGACIFLYLPGAPSALVNYEWAIVLGWFILGGVFYTWAKMSYAEFGMHTEENSIIQAE; encoded by the coding sequence ATGGCAAAACAAGAAACTTTTGAAAGAGTATTGTCGAAAAAAGATGTCTTAGCACTTGCATTCGGAGCAATGATAGGTTGGGGATGGGTAGTTATGGCAGGCAGCTGGATAAAAACTGCAGGTACATTAGGAGCAATATTAGCATTTATTATGGGTGGTATCATGGTTCTGTTTGTTGGACTTACTTACGCCGAACTTACCTCTGCTATGCCTAAATGCGGCGGAGAACATGTATTTAGTTTGAGGGCTTTGGGGGCAAATGCATCCTTTATATGTACGTGGTCTATCATCTTAGGATATGTCTCGGTGGTTGCATTTGAAGCTGTGGCTTTTCCCACAGTTTTGGAATATTTGGTCCCTGGCTATATACAGGGTAAAATGTACACGGTAGCGGGATATGACGTTTATTTTACCTGGGTGCTTGTAGGTATGATAAGCTCTATTGCGATAACGATTATAAATTATTTTGGAGTAAAACCTGCCGCATTTTTACAAGGTGTGCTTACTCTTATAATCGGAGCTGTGGGCCTTAGCTTTTTCGGAGGAGCAGTAGTTAATGGCGATACTGCAAACATTACATCGCTTTTCAGTGATGGGAGTAGGGGCGTTTTGGCAGTTGCAGTTATGACACCTTTTATGTATGTGGGATTTGACGTTATACCCCAGGCTGCAGAAGAGATAAACCTACCATTCAAAAAAATAGGACAGATATTAGTAATGTCAGTTGTTATGGCTGTTGTATGGTATGTAATGATCATTTACGGAGTTTCACTAGCAATGAACAGCAGCGCTCTAGCAGGTTCAAAACTTGCGACTGCCGATGCAATGAAAGCTGTCTTCTTTAATAGTCCTTTGGCATCTAAAATAATGGTTATAGCAGGAATCGGAGGAATTATAACAAGCTGGAACTCATTCTTTGTAGGGGGAAGCAGAGCTATATACTCTATGGCTGATTCAAAGATGCTTCCTAAATTTCTCGGGAAGCTACATCCAAAATACAAAACACCCGTAAATGCTGTACTTTTAATCGGTATATTATCAACATTGGCTCCGCTTCTAGGTAGAAAAATGTTGGTCTGGCTTGTTGATGCTGGCGGATTTACAATAGTTATTTCTTATCTTATTGTTGCGATATCATTTGTCGTTCTGAGATTTAAAGAACCTGATATGCCTAGGCCATATAAGGTGAGAAAAGGGGTATTAGTCGGATCTATAGCTGTACTTTTAAGCGGGGCATGCATCTTCCTATATCTTCCTGGAGCACCTTCTGCACTAGTAAATTATGAATGGGCCATTGTTCTTGGATGGTTCATCTTAGGCGGGGTCTTCTATACGTGGGCTAAAATGTCATATGCTGAATTTGGAATGCATACAGAAGAAAATAGCATCATCCAGGCTGAATAG
- a CDS encoding 4-hydroxybutyrate dehydrogenase produces MKLFKLQPEIHRFDKFSEFVDEFSVGKKDVVIVNNSIYEEFIKKLDLKSIFISPKKYGSGEPSDEIINKVLDEAGNFEFDRVIAIGGGAVMDIAKFLVLDNVKDSLDVFERKIEFKKTKEFIAIPTTCGTGSEVTSYSVAEIKSKNTKMGIGIYEFLPDYAILIPELLKNIPYKFFAFSSLDALVHAAESFVSPKSNPYTDLFAEKAIELILKGYKQLSENGREHYSEIIETFLIGSNYAGIAFGNTGVGAVHALSYPLGGKYHVAHGECNYEFFTPVFKKYTEISPKGKINKFNELIISILDLNKDADVYEELEKLLNHIWEKKKLNTFGMKEDEILKFTESVIEKQQRLLGNNYVHLEKEIIENIYGDLF; encoded by the coding sequence ATGAAATTATTTAAACTGCAGCCTGAAATTCATAGATTTGATAAATTCTCTGAATTTGTCGATGAATTTTCAGTCGGAAAAAAAGATGTTGTGATAGTCAACAATTCCATCTATGAGGAATTCATAAAGAAACTGGATTTAAAAAGTATATTTATATCTCCAAAAAAATATGGTAGTGGAGAACCTTCTGACGAAATTATAAATAAAGTCCTTGATGAAGCTGGAAATTTCGAATTTGACAGGGTTATCGCCATTGGTGGCGGTGCTGTAATGGATATAGCAAAGTTCTTAGTCCTTGATAATGTAAAAGATTCACTTGATGTCTTCGAAAGGAAAATTGAGTTTAAAAAAACAAAGGAATTTATTGCCATCCCTACTACTTGTGGAACTGGCAGTGAAGTTACATCCTACTCAGTGGCAGAGATAAAATCAAAAAATACAAAAATGGGAATAGGGATATACGAGTTTCTGCCTGATTATGCAATACTCATACCTGAGCTTCTAAAAAATATACCTTATAAGTTCTTCGCCTTTAGTTCCCTTGATGCTCTAGTACACGCAGCCGAATCCTTTGTTTCTCCAAAATCAAACCCCTATACTGATCTTTTTGCTGAAAAAGCAATAGAATTGATCCTTAAGGGATACAAGCAGCTCTCAGAAAATGGAAGGGAACATTATTCTGAGATCATAGAGACCTTCCTTATAGGCAGCAACTACGCAGGAATAGCATTTGGAAATACCGGTGTTGGGGCGGTACATGCCCTCTCGTACCCCCTCGGCGGAAAATATCATGTGGCCCACGGAGAATGCAATTATGAATTTTTTACACCTGTTTTTAAAAAATACACAGAAATATCTCCAAAAGGAAAAATTAATAAATTTAATGAATTGATCATCTCAATTCTTGATCTCAATAAAGATGCCGATGTCTACGAAGAATTAGAAAAACTTCTTAATCATATCTGGGAAAAGAAAAAATTAAATACATTTGGCATGAAAGAAGATGAAATTTTAAAATTTACAGAAAGTGTAATCGAGAAACAGCAAAGGCTTCTTGGGAACAATTATGTACATTTAGAAAAAGAAATTATAGAAAATATATATGGCGATCTTTTTTAA
- the gabT gene encoding 4-aminobutyrate--2-oxoglutarate transaminase translates to MISEKNAKILTAIPGPKSKELLEKRLKFVARGVSYSTEIFVEEAKGALIKDIDGNVFVDFAAGIGVQNIGHCDDEIIEVIKSQVEKNIHSSFNVAMYEQYINLAEKLVSKTPGDYDKKALLINSGTEAVENAVKIARKYTGKPMILSLENAFHGRTYMSMTLTSKVKPYKYGFAPYNSDTHKIPSPYCYRCQFGKKHPGCNFECAEKLNDLLKGELSADMIAALIVEPVQGEGGFIVPPKGYLPKLQKICNENGILFIVDEIQAGFARTGSLFASEQFDIEPDIITMSKALAAGMPLAAVIGKKEIMENPIVGSIGGTFSGNPVACATAIKVIEKIEKENLAERANSIGEKIKSRLFEMQKKYPVIGDIRGLGAMCAVEFIKDPESKEPNKEIIGKITKESLQQGVIFISAGIYGNVLRFLPPLVMTDEQLEYSLDVLEKSIKKALN, encoded by the coding sequence ATGATTTCAGAGAAAAATGCAAAAATTTTAACAGCGATTCCAGGTCCTAAATCTAAAGAACTACTTGAAAAAAGACTTAAATTTGTGGCAAGAGGTGTAAGCTATTCTACAGAAATATTCGTAGAAGAGGCTAAAGGCGCACTTATAAAGGACATTGACGGAAATGTATTTGTTGATTTTGCGGCAGGTATAGGGGTACAAAATATCGGCCATTGCGATGATGAAATAATAGAAGTTATAAAATCACAAGTTGAAAAAAACATTCACTCTTCTTTTAATGTTGCTATGTATGAACAATATATTAATTTAGCAGAAAAACTCGTTTCAAAAACTCCGGGAGATTATGATAAAAAAGCTCTCCTTATAAACAGTGGTACCGAAGCTGTAGAAAATGCTGTAAAAATTGCAAGGAAATATACTGGCAAACCAATGATTTTGTCATTGGAAAACGCTTTTCACGGAAGAACTTACATGTCTATGACACTTACAAGTAAGGTAAAACCTTATAAATATGGTTTTGCTCCATACAACAGTGACACACATAAAATCCCGTCACCTTACTGTTATAGATGTCAGTTTGGAAAAAAACATCCTGGATGCAATTTTGAGTGTGCTGAAAAACTAAACGATCTTTTAAAAGGTGAATTATCTGCTGATATGATTGCTGCTCTAATTGTAGAACCCGTACAGGGTGAGGGAGGTTTTATTGTCCCTCCTAAAGGATATTTACCAAAACTTCAAAAAATATGTAATGAAAATGGTATACTATTCATAGTAGATGAAATCCAAGCAGGATTTGCCAGAACAGGTAGCCTATTTGCATCTGAGCAGTTTGATATCGAACCTGATATCATAACTATGTCAAAAGCACTTGCTGCTGGAATGCCGTTAGCTGCTGTTATTGGGAAAAAAGAAATAATGGAAAACCCAATTGTAGGATCTATTGGTGGAACTTTTAGTGGAAACCCTGTTGCATGTGCTACTGCCATTAAAGTTATTGAAAAAATAGAAAAAGAAAATCTAGCAGAAAGAGCCAATTCTATCGGTGAAAAGATCAAATCAAGACTTTTTGAGATGCAAAAAAAATATCCTGTAATAGGTGATATAAGAGGACTTGGTGCAATGTGTGCAGTTGAATTTATAAAAGATCCAGAATCAAAAGAGCCAAATAAGGAAATAATAGGAAAAATAACTAAAGAAAGCCTTCAGCAAGGTGTGATTTTTATAAGTGCAGGAATTTATGGAAATGTGCTCAGGTTCCTCCCTCCGCTTGTTATGACTGATGAGCAATTAGAATACAGCTTAGACGTTCTTGAAAAATCAATAAAAAAAGCTTTAAATTAA